From a region of the Methanolinea sp. genome:
- the thiL gene encoding thiamine-phosphate kinase gives MDERELRKVVREVIGSEHTLDDCAVFPCGAGLLVTTTDMLHEETDFPPGMTDWQRGWMGAAVTISDIAAMGADPACVLMAVGLDRSARLRDILEGAKACCERCGAVLAGGDLDSHRELTIVSSGIGFADQVVRRGGARPGDLIGITALLGRAQAALDGYRHYERFLFEPMPRCEEGRILARAGVTAMMDISDGLVASLHDMLDANECGFSIGSALLPPIEGVDPGRSREYALFGGGDFELLFTCPPQILPLSGVEIRVIGTVIEEHTVRIDGKVASPRGYLHTWDE, from the coding sequence GTGGATGAGCGAGAGTTGAGGAAGGTGGTAAGAGAGGTGATCGGCTCCGAGCACACGCTCGATGATTGCGCGGTCTTTCCCTGCGGTGCCGGGTTACTGGTCACCACCACCGACATGCTCCACGAGGAGACCGACTTTCCCCCTGGCATGACCGACTGGCAGAGGGGATGGATGGGTGCTGCAGTGACCATCAGCGATATCGCGGCAATGGGTGCCGATCCGGCATGCGTCCTGATGGCCGTCGGGCTCGACCGGAGCGCCCGGCTCCGGGATATCCTGGAGGGGGCCAAGGCCTGCTGCGAGCGTTGCGGAGCGGTCCTTGCCGGAGGCGACCTCGATTCCCACCGCGAACTGACTATCGTGAGTTCTGGGATCGGGTTTGCCGACCAGGTTGTCCGGAGAGGCGGAGCACGACCCGGCGACCTCATCGGTATTACCGCCCTGCTTGGCAGGGCACAAGCCGCACTTGACGGGTACCGCCATTACGAGCGGTTCCTGTTCGAACCCATGCCGAGGTGCGAGGAGGGCAGGATCCTGGCCCGGGCAGGAGTTACGGCGATGATGGATATCAGTGATGGGCTGGTTGCATCGCTTCATGATATGCTCGATGCAAACGAATGTGGGTTTTCCATCGGTTCTGCCTTGCTGCCGCCAATCGAAGGAGTCGATCCTGGCAGGAGCAGGGAGTATGCCCTTTTTGGCGGCGGTGATTTCGAGCTGCTGTTTACCTGCCCGCCCCAGATCTTACCCTTATCCGGAGTGGAAATACGGGTTATTGGGACCGTTATCGAGGAGCATACCGTCCGTATCGATGGAAAAGTCGCATCTCCCCGCGGATACCTGCACACGTGGGATGAATAA
- a CDS encoding glucose-6-phosphate isomerase — translation MKCWKGPIPPPDIRTIEDMVPVLADPTCRETGPLYFMYRDLALTGQDRRWMEKHRIRYDITVISPRDLCGELAKTKGHYHPAAPSGLGYPEIYEVLEGSAHYLLQKKDLSDIVMVHASPGDIVVISPGYGHVTINAGQSDLVMANLVSSAFSSEYGEYERRRGGAYYELSGGNLVRNPAYQGVPGLRSINASNLQSRLPLPDRGLYELVGTDHLAFLNHPEEGNELFSLFQEA, via the coding sequence ATGAAGTGCTGGAAAGGACCCATCCCTCCTCCTGATATCAGGACCATCGAAGACATGGTGCCGGTCCTGGCCGATCCGACCTGCAGGGAGACGGGACCGCTCTATTTCATGTACCGCGACCTTGCCCTTACCGGGCAGGACCGCAGGTGGATGGAAAAACACCGTATCCGCTACGATATCACGGTGATATCGCCCCGGGACCTGTGTGGCGAACTGGCCAAGACCAAAGGTCATTACCACCCTGCCGCTCCGTCCGGTCTAGGGTACCCGGAGATCTACGAAGTGCTTGAGGGCAGTGCCCATTACCTCCTCCAGAAGAAGGATCTTTCCGACATCGTCATGGTCCATGCCAGTCCCGGGGACATTGTAGTTATTTCCCCCGGATACGGTCATGTGACCATCAATGCCGGGCAGTCGGACCTGGTCATGGCAAATCTCGTTTCATCGGCGTTTTCCAGTGAATACGGCGAATACGAGAGGAGGAGGGGTGGCGCCTACTACGAGCTTTCCGGGGGAAACCTGGTCCGGAATCCCGCATACCAGGGAGTTCCGGGGCTTCGCAGCATCAATGCTTCGAACCTGCAGTCCCGCCTGCCCCTCCCGGACAGGGGGCTCTACGAGCTGGTGGGAACCGATCATCTCGCGTTTCTGAACCATCCGGAAGAAGGAAACGAACTGTTCAGTCTGTTCCAAGAAGCGTAG
- a CDS encoding NAD+ synthase → MDGDRGCAMGRIEQMIRYAVWSSGLEQIVIGISGGIDSAVAAAFCCRALGGGRVLGLTLPAAVTPQEDITDSRLLCSKLGMDHRVISIEPILDAYRGLPGFTQSPYLLGNLMARTRMAILYYHANRDGRLVCGTSNRTEYLLGYCTKYGDDAADIQPILHLYKTEVYEYAHDLGIPEPIIRKPPSAGLWVGQQDESEIGLAYPEIDAALRSLSHNGWKSSNPIEEKILSLVKASEHKRLPAPTLLGTD, encoded by the coding sequence ATGGACGGGGACCGCGGATGTGCCATGGGCCGGATCGAGCAGATGATCCGGTACGCAGTCTGGAGCAGCGGGCTGGAGCAGATCGTTATTGGAATATCAGGGGGTATCGATTCGGCAGTGGCCGCAGCCTTCTGCTGTCGTGCGCTCGGAGGTGGGCGGGTGCTTGGTCTGACGCTCCCCGCAGCGGTGACGCCGCAGGAGGATATCACAGACTCGCGCCTTCTCTGCAGCAAGCTCGGGATGGATCACCGGGTCATATCCATTGAACCGATTCTCGATGCGTACCGGGGACTGCCAGGGTTCACCCAGTCCCCATACCTTCTCGGGAACCTCATGGCGAGAACCCGCATGGCGATCCTCTACTACCATGCGAACAGGGACGGGCGTCTAGTCTGCGGAACCTCGAACCGGACCGAGTACCTGCTCGGATACTGCACAAAGTACGGTGACGATGCCGCCGACATCCAGCCCATCCTTCACCTGTACAAAACAGAAGTCTACGAGTACGCCCATGACCTCGGCATACCTGAACCGATCATCAGGAAACCTCCGTCTGCCGGGCTCTGGGTCGGGCAGCAGGATGAAAGCGAGATCGGGCTTGCCTATCCCGAGATCGATGCCGCACTCCGCTCACTATCGCATAACGGCTGGAAGAGCAGCAATCCTATCGAAGAAAAGATCCTTTCCCTGGTAAAGGCGAGCGAGCACAAGCGGCTCCCGGCACCTACGCTTCTTGGAACAGACTGA
- a CDS encoding rubredoxin translates to MKKMRPYRCEACGYIYDPIRGEPKNGIPPGTAFEDLPKDYTCPVCGKARIGKTAFTAMEAPTGRYRCIACGYMYDPERGEPKNGIKPGTAFEDLPDSYICPVCGVYAKVGKSAFVPTE, encoded by the coding sequence ATGAAAAAAATGAGGCCGTATAGATGTGAAGCGTGTGGATACATTTACGATCCCATACGGGGGGAACCAAAGAACGGTATCCCACCGGGAACAGCGTTTGAAGATCTCCCGAAGGACTACACCTGCCCTGTGTGCGGGAAGGCAAGGATAGGGAAGACTGCATTCACTGCGATGGAAGCCCCAACGGGACGGTATCGCTGCATCGCATGCGGATACATGTACGATCCTGAGCGGGGTGAGCCGAAGAACGGGATCAAGCCGGGAACAGCGTTTGAAGATTTGCCGGACAGCTATATCTGCCCTGTCTGCGGTGTCTATGCAAAGGTTGGCAAGAGCGCTTTTGTCCCAACCGAATAA
- a CDS encoding TIGR00269 family protein, with protein sequence MPCSKCRRSAIIFQRYSGLHLCRAHFVSDFESKAKRAIRQHRWICPGDRIGVAISGGKDSSALLHFLVGLLRKRRDVTLTALTIDEGIAGYRDFSIARSIAEGLGVEHIPVSFAEYFGITVDEIVMKKGDRLSCSYCGVLRRHLLNRVAKEQGITRLALGFNLDDEAQSVLMNVLRGDADRLLRPAGAAEGLVPRIKPFMYIPEREVALYALLHVKGFEIGRCPYAHNALRADVRNLLNDYAWRHPATRYSLVNLGERLRKAGEGGAPATLTCDRCGEPFIGECRTCRMVSEVLR encoded by the coding sequence ATCCCGTGCAGCAAGTGCCGGCGTTCCGCCATCATCTTCCAGCGCTACTCCGGTCTCCACCTCTGCAGGGCCCACTTTGTATCGGATTTCGAATCCAAGGCAAAACGTGCCATCCGGCAGCATCGGTGGATATGTCCGGGTGACCGGATCGGGGTGGCGATCTCGGGGGGAAAGGACAGCAGTGCGCTCCTTCATTTCCTGGTCGGGCTGCTCAGGAAACGGAGGGACGTCACCCTGACGGCGCTTACCATCGATGAAGGTATCGCAGGATACCGGGACTTCTCGATCGCCCGGAGTATTGCAGAAGGCCTTGGGGTCGAGCACATCCCGGTTTCATTTGCGGAATACTTCGGGATTACCGTTGATGAGATCGTCATGAAAAAGGGCGATCGGCTCTCCTGTTCCTACTGCGGGGTTCTGCGAAGACATCTCCTGAACAGGGTTGCCAAAGAGCAGGGCATCACCCGGCTTGCGCTCGGCTTCAACCTCGATGACGAAGCCCAGAGCGTGCTGATGAATGTCCTCCGCGGCGATGCTGACCGCCTGCTCCGCCCGGCCGGGGCTGCTGAAGGACTGGTGCCCCGGATCAAACCGTTTATGTATATCCCGGAGCGGGAAGTAGCCCTGTATGCACTTCTCCATGTCAAGGGCTTCGAGATCGGGAGGTGCCCGTATGCTCACAATGCACTCCGGGCTGATGTCAGGAACCTGCTCAACGATTACGCATGGCGCCACCCAGCCACCCGGTACTCGCTGGTTAACCTCGGCGAGCGGTTGAGAAAAGCCGGTGAGGGTGGAGCACCTGCAACCCTCACCTGTGATCGCTGCGGTGAACCGTTCATCGGGGAGTGCAGGACATGCCGGATGGTCTCGGAGGTGCTCCGATGA
- a CDS encoding S-layer protein gives MKFAYLGILVILIGFIMFPAEAGTKYMSGGPKMTASIAGSNEVTPGDDATIRVNIENNGLIDIKFVQSGIVDRDDLPNTAKMVRVRLESGNSPITIKSGPQMIGDIRGGTHVPVLFPAKVDSTARAGIYILPLTLEYTYLREAEQHGQDSIVYTYKEVTETIGLPLTISPRAFLEIEDITANDLNAGNEGYLILRVRNTGHGDAGSAILKITRNGNSPVIPTDSSVFIGDFPVNGTVDTRFKVSVSREAGAQSYPLDVFLVYEDDAGDTVSSDRVTIGVPVRGKIEFAVTRNPGAVQSGDKAVIEVEYQNVGEATAYGAQARISAVDPFTSNDDTAYLGDIAPGERAVARYEVAVSSSATPKEYGLDSEIRYRDALHNSQISDSMKVTVVVRPAPALLPLVIVLVLVLAGIGAVYYFMARNRKS, from the coding sequence ATGAAATTTGCTTATTTGGGGATTCTGGTTATTTTAATCGGGTTTATTATGTTTCCGGCAGAGGCGGGGACAAAATATATGTCCGGTGGTCCCAAAATGACGGCCTCGATTGCCGGGAGCAACGAAGTGACTCCCGGAGACGATGCTACGATCCGGGTGAACATCGAGAATAACGGTCTCATCGATATCAAGTTCGTCCAGTCCGGCATCGTCGACCGTGACGACCTTCCCAATACGGCAAAAATGGTCCGGGTACGACTTGAAAGCGGAAATTCCCCCATCACCATCAAGTCCGGCCCCCAGATGATCGGTGATATCCGGGGAGGCACCCATGTCCCGGTCCTGTTCCCGGCCAAGGTGGACTCCACCGCACGGGCTGGGATATATATTCTCCCGCTCACCCTGGAATACACATATCTTCGCGAAGCAGAGCAACATGGCCAGGACAGCATAGTCTATACCTACAAGGAAGTCACCGAGACCATCGGGCTGCCGTTGACCATCAGCCCCAGAGCATTCCTCGAAATCGAGGACATCACTGCCAATGACCTGAATGCCGGCAATGAAGGATACCTCATCCTCCGGGTCCGGAACACCGGGCATGGAGATGCAGGTTCAGCCATCCTCAAGATCACCCGGAATGGCAACAGTCCGGTCATCCCCACGGACAGCAGCGTTTTCATCGGTGATTTTCCGGTCAACGGCACGGTCGATACACGGTTCAAGGTATCGGTGTCCCGGGAAGCAGGAGCACAGAGCTACCCCCTCGATGTGTTCCTGGTGTACGAGGATGATGCCGGTGATACCGTTTCTTCTGACAGGGTGACCATCGGAGTACCTGTCAGGGGGAAGATCGAATTTGCCGTTACCCGGAATCCCGGGGCGGTGCAGAGCGGGGATAAGGCGGTTATCGAGGTTGAATACCAGAATGTCGGGGAAGCGACCGCATATGGCGCCCAGGCCCGCATCAGTGCGGTTGATCCCTTCACCAGCAATGACGACACCGCATACCTCGGGGATATCGCCCCCGGTGAGAGAGCTGTTGCCCGCTATGAAGTAGCCGTGAGCAGTTCAGCGACCCCGAAGGAATACGGGCTTGACTCGGAGATCCGGTACCGCGACGCCCTCCATAACAGCCAGATATCCGATTCGATGAAAGTCACCGTTGTCGTCAGACCGGCACCGGCCCTGCTCCCGCTGGTTATCGTCCTGGTGCTGGTTCTTGCTGGAATCGGAGCTGTTTATTATTTCATGGCAAGAAACAGAAAGAGCTGA
- a CDS encoding TrmB family transcriptional regulator produces the protein MEPATPGASIVESLKTLGLTKYEALVYVALLQAPGATATELHELSGVPRASVYPVLERLSQKSLVSISQSTPKRFNPVKPDDAVNSLLRLIESDATRARTELSRVFLKAARPARGDQELIWSIHGDEQIRSRLLELLRGAQERVQILFYWDHLKQELVTTLLSLHEGIQVDIITDRFTTPVPDRIHVTVMTPPDSGAATEKSLAGGVFIIDGKQALVVMGSKEEGFTALYSEASGFIRFFTMYWNFFSSWLRI, from the coding sequence GTGGAACCCGCAACACCCGGAGCCTCGATTGTAGAATCGCTGAAGACCCTCGGTTTGACCAAGTACGAGGCGCTCGTGTATGTCGCATTACTCCAGGCCCCGGGTGCAACAGCCACCGAACTTCATGAGCTGTCGGGTGTGCCCCGCGCATCGGTCTACCCGGTTCTCGAACGCCTCTCACAGAAAAGCCTGGTCTCGATTTCTCAGTCCACCCCAAAACGGTTCAACCCTGTCAAACCCGATGATGCCGTCAACTCCCTGCTGCGGCTGATCGAGTCCGATGCCACGAGGGCCAGGACCGAGCTCTCGCGGGTATTCCTCAAGGCGGCGCGACCTGCCCGTGGCGACCAGGAGCTCATCTGGAGCATTCACGGGGATGAACAGATCCGTTCCCGCCTCCTCGAACTTCTCCGGGGTGCACAGGAACGCGTTCAGATCCTCTTCTACTGGGACCACCTGAAACAGGAACTGGTCACGACCCTGCTGTCATTGCATGAAGGCATCCAGGTCGATATCATCACCGACCGGTTTACAACTCCGGTTCCTGACCGGATCCACGTAACGGTAATGACACCCCCTGACTCTGGGGCTGCGACCGAGAAAAGCCTGGCAGGGGGTGTGTTCATCATCGATGGAAAACAGGCTCTGGTGGTGATGGGGTCAAAAGAAGAGGGGTTCACGGCACTCTATTCCGAGGCCTCGGGTTTCATCCGGTTTTTCACCATGTACTGGAACTTTTTCTCGAGCTGGCTCCGGATCTAG
- a CDS encoding NAD(P)/FAD-dependent oxidoreductase encodes MTGILGGGPAGRTAALRLAQSGQEVTLVEKGAIGGQCLHYGCMMVCALNEAARVHAAARNLHSLGILSSVPDIQFPRLLAEMKRVQEKIAGILDAETREAGVSIVYGKEGRFENGTMYIDCDVIATDAVIIATGSEPNIPRVPGIDFEGVITPHSIPDMAALPRSLVIIGGGVMAAELAFIFQEFGVEVHLVSRSRFLKMFHPKLVHLARNELSGTKILENTVLKGIRGNTRVAGVVLEGEDGVTELSCDAVLIAAGLNARSDMIVGIDKRPNGEIIVDRKMRTSMPGVYACGDVTGSPRLTPVARAEGIVAAENILGREREMDYSAIPRSMNLFQEYAFVDGETSSAVSAMTPGPAGPGTFWSVPSGRTGFARVSADPGTGKVCGVQTVAPAAGIIAAYSAFLIRQETGIASFEDFMEVHPMADGVYPLMKYLAGKFRNGNIP; translated from the coding sequence GTGACCGGGATTCTCGGAGGGGGACCGGCCGGTAGGACGGCAGCGCTCCGTCTTGCCCAGAGCGGACAGGAGGTTACCCTGGTAGAGAAAGGAGCTATCGGCGGCCAGTGTCTCCATTACGGCTGCATGATGGTCTGTGCGCTGAACGAGGCAGCGCGTGTACATGCTGCGGCCAGGAACCTTCACTCCCTCGGAATTCTCTCATCGGTGCCGGACATCCAGTTCCCCCGTCTTCTTGCCGAGATGAAGAGGGTCCAGGAGAAGATTGCCGGTATCCTCGATGCCGAGACACGGGAAGCCGGAGTCTCGATCGTCTACGGAAAGGAGGGGCGGTTCGAAAACGGCACGATGTATATCGACTGCGATGTAATCGCAACCGATGCCGTCATCATCGCCACTGGTTCAGAACCAAACATTCCCCGGGTCCCCGGGATCGATTTCGAAGGTGTCATAACCCCCCATTCCATCCCCGATATGGCCGCCCTTCCCCGGAGCCTGGTGATTATCGGCGGGGGGGTGATGGCCGCCGAACTTGCTTTTATCTTCCAGGAGTTCGGAGTTGAGGTTCATCTGGTCAGCCGCAGCAGGTTTCTCAAGATGTTTCACCCGAAACTGGTTCATCTCGCCCGAAACGAACTTTCCGGGACGAAAATACTGGAAAATACTGTCCTGAAGGGGATCAGAGGAAATACCCGGGTTGCGGGAGTCGTGCTCGAAGGAGAGGACGGTGTCACGGAACTGTCCTGTGACGCCGTGCTGATTGCAGCAGGCTTAAACGCCCGGTCCGATATGATTGTCGGCATCGACAAGAGACCGAATGGCGAGATCATCGTCGACAGGAAGATGCGTACCAGCATGCCCGGCGTGTATGCCTGTGGTGATGTCACCGGCTCTCCCCGCCTCACCCCTGTCGCCCGGGCTGAAGGGATCGTGGCTGCCGAAAATATCCTCGGACGGGAGCGGGAGATGGATTATTCGGCGATACCCCGGTCCATGAACCTCTTCCAGGAATACGCGTTCGTGGACGGCGAGACATCCTCTGCCGTATCGGCCATGACACCAGGACCAGCCGGACCGGGAACGTTCTGGTCGGTCCCCTCAGGCCGGACCGGGTTTGCGCGGGTATCCGCTGACCCCGGGACCGGGAAGGTGTGCGGGGTCCAGACCGTTGCACCGGCAGCAGGCATCATTGCCGCATACAGCGCGTTCTTGATACGACAGGAAACCGGTATCGCCTCATTTGAAGACTTCATGGAGGTCCATCCAATGGCCGACGGCGTCTACCCCCTCATGAAATACCTTGCCGGCAAATTCCGGAACGGGAATATCCCCTGA
- a CDS encoding serine/threonine protein phosphatase, translated as MGISADTIRGLHRYEIRILMILERLMRRYRWVPLDTLRRTIGLSESEVSYRLGRMMAMGLVRFDAVPYEGYSLIFQGYDALALISLSRKGTVQALGPLIGEGKEAVVYGGLGLSELALKFHHVGQRSFQSPRVKREYMPEEGHCPWIFASRLSAEREFEALRTLHPAVSVPLPVDINRHTVVMEYIPGATLNRCTLESPKEVLSEILENVRLAYGNGIIHADLSEFNVMHDGSRVYLIDWPQWVGIDHPNAAELLVRDIGNITRYFTRRYGTDVPADEALGEVTG; from the coding sequence ATGGGAATTTCTGCCGATACTATCCGGGGACTTCACCGCTACGAAATCCGTATCCTGATGATCCTTGAACGCCTGATGCGGCGATACCGCTGGGTCCCGCTCGATACTCTCAGGAGGACGATCGGCCTTTCCGAATCAGAGGTGTCCTACCGGCTCGGCAGGATGATGGCAATGGGTCTCGTGCGGTTCGATGCCGTGCCGTACGAAGGGTATTCCCTCATCTTCCAGGGCTATGATGCCCTTGCGCTAATCTCCCTTTCCAGGAAAGGTACGGTCCAGGCCCTCGGCCCGCTCATAGGAGAGGGTAAGGAGGCGGTGGTCTACGGTGGCCTCGGGCTTTCCGAGCTGGCCCTCAAGTTCCACCACGTTGGCCAGCGCTCGTTCCAGTCCCCCCGGGTCAAGCGGGAATATATGCCCGAGGAGGGTCACTGCCCCTGGATCTTTGCCTCCCGCCTCTCGGCCGAACGGGAATTTGAGGCGCTCAGGACGCTCCACCCTGCGGTCAGCGTCCCTCTTCCTGTTGATATCAACCGTCATACCGTGGTCATGGAGTATATTCCCGGAGCCACCCTCAACCGGTGCACCCTCGAATCCCCCAAAGAGGTCCTTTCGGAAATTCTCGAGAATGTCCGCCTGGCGTACGGCAACGGAATCATCCATGCCGATCTCTCCGAGTTCAACGTGATGCATGACGGTTCCCGGGTCTATCTTATCGACTGGCCGCAGTGGGTCGGCATCGATCACCCCAATGCGGCAGAACTCCTGGTGCGGGACATCGGGAACATCACCCGTTACTTCACCCGGAGATACGGCACTGATGTTCCTGCGGATGAAGCCCTGGGCGAGGTTACCGGATGA
- a CDS encoding epoxyqueuosine reductase has product MTSPDTLTRHLQETALEKGADLFGVAASDCFLNPHYTGNKPQDVMESARSVIVIGVAVPSGSIDHLPRGRAEYTNTLMAGTATLRVIAFHLAREIEKKGYSATIVPTEGSEFGYWYADRETLMADISIKYAAFCAGLGSYGINHLLITDAYGPRVRMTAIITDAPLDKSGNSFRPLLYEGCRDCMKCVEACPVTAFTADGMIDRHRCADYMFQTLGGLRCGLCVRACPAGRRG; this is encoded by the coding sequence ATGACTAGTCCCGACACGTTAACTCGTCACCTCCAGGAAACGGCGCTCGAAAAGGGCGCCGATCTCTTTGGTGTTGCCGCTTCAGACTGCTTTCTCAACCCGCACTATACCGGGAACAAACCTCAGGATGTCATGGAGTCTGCTCGTTCTGTGATTGTCATCGGGGTTGCCGTCCCTTCCGGGAGCATCGATCATCTCCCTAGGGGGAGGGCAGAGTATACGAATACCCTGATGGCCGGGACTGCAACGCTCCGCGTGATCGCCTTTCACCTGGCGCGGGAGATCGAAAAGAAAGGGTATTCAGCCACCATCGTTCCAACCGAAGGCAGCGAGTTCGGGTACTGGTATGCCGACCGGGAGACCCTAATGGCAGATATCTCGATCAAGTATGCCGCGTTCTGTGCCGGCCTTGGGTCATATGGGATCAACCACCTGCTGATAACCGATGCATATGGTCCACGGGTGAGGATGACGGCCATCATCACCGATGCTCCCCTCGATAAAAGTGGTAACTCGTTCCGCCCGCTGCTGTACGAAGGATGCAGGGATTGCATGAAGTGTGTTGAAGCGTGCCCGGTAACTGCCTTCACAGCAGATGGAATGATCGACCGCCATCGATGTGCTGACTATATGTTCCAGACCCTCGGGGGCCTCCGGTGCGGGCTCTGTGTCAGGGCATGCCCGGCCGGGCGGAGAGGGTAA
- a CDS encoding DUF460 domain-containing protein: protein MRVYGIDVIKGSVRSRSRRPMYALVKIEDGKILSESEVTGFRLFRILSEERPDILAVDSLQEIAVDQHDLYAFLQSLPPAVRLVQVTGGERKETLGKVASRFNISFDRFNPYDEARTIARVAALGAGAEVIAFENTSDIVVSRHRSPGKGGWSQNRYVRKIHGAVQQKAREVEMALVAAGLHYHKKETRAFGGNSRVSFEVSAPRDQIPVSTFRGADVQVRISGKRLDRITFRPLSGKPRYLIVGIDPGTTTGIAALDLDGNLQFLSSSRQMAMSEVIEAIYKVGKPLIIASDVHEMPYSVEKIRRAFNAAAYTPRQDMSVETKLELTAPLPYQNDHERDALAAALEAFRSHRNKFQNLLRRVPPGYDLDEVRAGVVRGQALEQVLADIRGKERPRETEAPKIEIDAKRDERIRILDGTVKRLKGVVRELQEEVRKKDHEVIRLQSRIKRIRSREDQKMRREAELATRDAIIANLKKRLRREERTVQKLRKRMEKILVHEEASVDERMVPLKSLSSLTREGVKALSDELGIREGDILYVQRIDVWGRSAARELAQMGIDALVTRVHEYARIDPQLVAIFREAEVPLVNSDSAGIVMKGNIAYADRDRLDEAVRSWEEGQKEYRREKKEQLLEDIFREYRSERGKEMKKGG from the coding sequence ATGAGGGTGTATGGTATTGATGTCATCAAGGGCTCGGTCCGGTCCCGTTCGCGCCGCCCGATGTATGCCCTGGTGAAAATAGAGGACGGAAAGATCCTTTCTGAATCGGAAGTGACAGGGTTTCGCCTCTTCCGAATCCTTTCCGAAGAACGGCCCGATATTCTCGCGGTCGACAGCCTCCAGGAGATAGCCGTTGACCAGCACGACCTGTACGCGTTCCTACAGTCCCTTCCTCCTGCGGTGAGGCTGGTCCAGGTCACCGGGGGGGAGCGGAAGGAGACGCTTGGGAAGGTTGCCAGCCGGTTCAACATCAGCTTCGACCGGTTTAACCCATATGATGAGGCGCGGACCATCGCCCGCGTGGCAGCGCTTGGTGCAGGTGCAGAAGTCATAGCCTTCGAAAACACGAGCGATATCGTGGTGAGCCGCCATCGCTCTCCCGGGAAGGGAGGATGGAGCCAGAACCGGTATGTCAGGAAGATCCACGGTGCCGTTCAGCAGAAGGCACGGGAGGTCGAAATGGCCCTGGTCGCCGCAGGCCTGCACTACCATAAGAAAGAGACACGGGCGTTTGGAGGCAACAGCCGGGTCTCGTTCGAAGTCTCGGCTCCCCGCGACCAGATCCCTGTCAGCACCTTCCGGGGTGCTGATGTCCAGGTGCGCATCAGCGGCAAGCGCCTGGATCGGATCACATTTCGTCCCCTCTCGGGAAAACCGCGGTACCTGATCGTGGGAATCGATCCTGGAACGACTACCGGAATTGCTGCCCTTGACCTCGATGGCAACCTCCAGTTCCTATCAAGCTCGAGGCAGATGGCCATGTCGGAGGTCATCGAGGCCATCTACAAGGTCGGAAAACCCCTGATCATCGCCTCCGATGTCCACGAAATGCCGTATTCCGTGGAGAAGATACGGAGGGCGTTCAACGCTGCGGCCTACACTCCGCGGCAGGATATGAGCGTTGAGACGAAGCTAGAACTGACCGCACCGTTGCCGTACCAGAACGACCATGAACGCGACGCCCTTGCTGCAGCACTCGAAGCTTTCCGGAGCCACCGGAACAAGTTCCAGAACCTCCTGCGCCGTGTCCCACCGGGTTACGATCTCGATGAAGTCCGGGCCGGGGTTGTCCGGGGCCAGGCGCTCGAGCAGGTTCTTGCCGATATAAGGGGAAAGGAGAGGCCCCGCGAGACCGAGGCCCCGAAGATCGAGATCGATGCCAAGCGGGACGAACGGATCAGGATCCTCGATGGCACGGTCAAACGCCTGAAAGGGGTCGTCCGTGAACTGCAGGAAGAGGTCCGCAAGAAGGATCACGAGGTCATCCGGCTCCAGTCGCGGATAAAGCGGATCCGGTCCCGTGAAGACCAGAAGATGCGGAGGGAAGCGGAGCTGGCCACACGGGACGCGATAATTGCCAACCTCAAAAAGAGGCTCAGGAGGGAGGAACGGACGGTCCAGAAACTCCGGAAACGGATGGAGAAGATACTGGTCCATGAAGAAGCTTCTGTCGATGAGCGGATGGTCCCCCTCAAGTCCCTGTCATCCCTGACCCGGGAAGGGGTGAAAGCGCTTTCTGACGAGCTTGGTATCCGGGAAGGGGATATCCTGTACGTGCAGCGGATTGATGTGTGGGGACGGAGTGCTGCCCGGGAGCTTGCACAGATGGGTATCGATGCCCTGGTGACCAGGGTTCACGAGTATGCCCGGATCGATCCCCAGCTCGTTGCCATATTCCGCGAAGCCGAGGTCCCGCTGGTGAATTCCGATTCGGCAGGGATCGTCATGAAGGGAAATATCGCCTATGCCGACCGCGACCGGCTCGATGAAGCGGTGCGTTCCTGGGAAGAGGGGCAGAAAGAGTACAGAAGGGAGAAGAAGGAACAGCTCCTGGAGGATATTTTCAGGGAGTACCGTTCCGAACGGGGCAAGGAGATGAAGAAGGGTGGATGA